From a single Bacillus pseudomycoides DSM 12442 genomic region:
- the yabG gene encoding sporulation peptidase YabG, producing MAVHVGDLVERQSYNRDILFRITEIKGEIAILFGEEVRLVADAPLEDLISIDQREYKKREKREKETMERTYRLFQQDYVLMKQRHEHNSTGGYTSEVNYFQMPGRVLHIDGDPLYLRKCLDLYTKIGVPVQGVHCKETEMHEKVVDLIDHFRPDILVITGHDAYTKSKGVMGDLAAYRHSRHFVQAVREVRKKYPSLDQLVIFAGACQSHFEALIRAGANFASSPSRINIHALDPVYVVGKISFTSFMERVNVWDVVRNTITGQKGLGGIETRGLLRTGLPFQYYEE from the coding sequence ATGGCTGTACATGTTGGAGATTTAGTGGAACGACAGTCTTATAACCGAGACATTCTTTTTCGCATTACAGAAATAAAAGGTGAAATTGCAATATTATTTGGAGAAGAAGTCAGACTTGTGGCAGATGCACCGCTTGAAGATTTAATTAGCATTGATCAGAGAGAGTATAAGAAAAGGGAAAAGCGTGAGAAGGAAACGATGGAGCGAACATATCGCCTGTTTCAACAAGACTATGTTTTGATGAAGCAACGTCACGAGCATAATTCTACAGGAGGATATACGAGTGAAGTCAATTATTTTCAAATGCCAGGTAGGGTTTTGCATATAGATGGAGACCCATTATATTTACGGAAATGTTTAGATTTATATACAAAGATAGGTGTTCCAGTTCAAGGGGTACATTGTAAAGAAACAGAAATGCATGAAAAGGTAGTTGATTTAATCGATCATTTTCGTCCAGACATTTTGGTCATTACAGGTCATGATGCATATACAAAATCTAAAGGAGTTATGGGAGACTTAGCAGCTTATCGTCATTCTCGGCACTTTGTACAGGCCGTTCGGGAAGTGCGAAAAAAATACCCTTCTTTAGATCAACTTGTTATTTTTGCAGGGGCATGTCAGTCCCATTTTGAAGCATTAATTCGAGCTGGTGCTAATTTTGCTAGTTCACCATCGCGTATTAATATTCATGCATTGGATCCAGTATATGTAGTGGGGAAGATTAGTTTTACTTCATTTATGGAACGCGTAAATGTATGGGATGTTGTTCGAAATACTATTACTGGGCAAAAAGGCCTTGGTGGTATTGAGACCCGAGGACTTTTACGAACAGGATTACCTTTTCAATATTATGAAGAGTAA
- the purR gene encoding pur operon repressor, translating into MKIRRSTRLVDMTYYLLQNPRQLVSLTFFAERYQSAKSSISEDLVIIKQTFEQHGVGTLQTIPGAAGGVKYIPYISEEEANLIINELCGLFENPDRILPGGYLYMTDLLSNPRYINGAGRLFASVFARQPIDAVMTVATKGIPLAYAVANYLDVPVVIARKDNKVTEGPTVSINYVSGSSKRIQTMTLAKRSLPEGANVLIVDDFMKAGGTIQGMISMLEEFNANVVGIGVLVESTDIEERLINNFVSLIRLSEVDIKEKTIQVEKGDYSLVPFDEGLVEAE; encoded by the coding sequence GTGAAAATTAGACGGAGTACAAGACTAGTTGATATGACTTACTATTTATTGCAAAATCCTCGTCAGTTAGTTTCTCTCACTTTTTTTGCTGAACGGTATCAATCAGCTAAGTCTTCCATTAGTGAAGATTTAGTTATTATTAAGCAAACGTTTGAACAACACGGGGTCGGCACATTGCAAACGATACCAGGGGCAGCAGGAGGAGTGAAATATATTCCATATATAAGTGAAGAGGAAGCAAATCTGATCATTAATGAGCTTTGTGGCTTATTTGAGAATCCAGATCGTATTCTTCCAGGTGGATACTTATATATGACGGATCTTTTGAGTAATCCACGCTATATCAACGGGGCAGGTCGCCTATTTGCTTCTGTATTTGCGAGGCAGCCGATTGATGCGGTTATGACGGTAGCAACAAAAGGAATTCCGCTTGCATATGCGGTAGCGAATTATTTAGATGTACCTGTGGTAATTGCAAGAAAAGATAATAAGGTAACAGAAGGACCAACAGTTAGTATTAACTATGTATCAGGTTCATCTAAGCGTATTCAAACAATGACTTTAGCAAAACGTAGTCTTCCGGAAGGTGCCAATGTTTTAATCGTTGATGATTTTATGAAGGCTGGAGGAACAATTCAAGGCATGATTAGCATGCTAGAAGAGTTTAATGCTAATGTTGTTGGAATCGGCGTATTAGTAGAATCGACAGATATTGAAGAAAGACTTATTAATAACTTTGTTTCTTTAATCCGCTTATCAGAAGTAGATATTAAAGAGAAAACAATTCAAGTGGAAAAAGGGGATTATTCACTTGTGCCATTTGACGAAGGGCTTGTAGAAGCTGAATAA
- the spoVG gene encoding septation regulator SpoVG: MEVTDVRLRRVNTEGRMRAIASITLDHEFVVHDIRVIDGNNGLFVAMPSKRTPDGEFRDIAHPINSNTRSKIQDAVLAEYHRLGELEEVEFEEAGAS, translated from the coding sequence ATGGAAGTGACTGACGTAAGATTACGCCGCGTAAACACAGAAGGCCGTATGAGAGCGATTGCCTCTATTACATTAGACCATGAGTTTGTTGTTCATGATATTCGTGTAATTGATGGTAATAATGGATTATTTGTAGCAATGCCAAGTAAACGTACTCCAGATGGGGAGTTCCGTGATATTGCGCATCCAATTAATTCTAACACACGCTCAAAAATTCAAGATGCGGTTTTAGCTGAGTATCACCGTTTAGGCGAGTTAGAAGAAGTTGAGTTTGAAGAAGCAGGAGCTTCGTAA
- the sspF gene encoding acid-soluble spore protein SspF — MSRRRGVMSNQFKEELAKELGFYDVVQKEGWGGIRAKDAGNMVKRAIEIAQQQLMKQNQ, encoded by the coding sequence TTGAGTAGACGAAGAGGAGTCATGTCAAATCAGTTTAAAGAAGAGCTTGCAAAAGAGCTTGGATTTTATGATGTTGTTCAGAAAGAAGGATGGGGCGGAATTCGTGCGAAAGATGCTGGTAATATGGTGAAACGTGCTATTGAAATTGCACAGCAGCAATTAATGAAACAAAACCAGTAG
- a CDS encoding RidA family protein: MKVVQTNQAPQAIGPYSQGIIVNNMFYSSGQMPLTVGGELVTGDVKIQTEQVFQNLQAVLEEAGASFDTVVKTTVFLKDMDDFNDVNEVYETYFSAHKPARSCVQVAKLPKDVSVEIEVIALVK; the protein is encoded by the coding sequence ATGAAAGTAGTTCAAACAAATCAAGCACCACAAGCGATTGGTCCATATTCACAAGGGATTATCGTAAATAACATGTTTTATAGCTCAGGACAAATGCCATTAACGGTAGGTGGAGAACTTGTAACAGGTGATGTGAAAATACAAACCGAACAAGTATTTCAAAATTTACAAGCTGTGTTAGAAGAGGCAGGAGCATCATTTGATACGGTTGTAAAAACAACTGTATTTTTAAAAGATATGGATGATTTTAATGATGTAAACGAAGTATATGAAACATATTTTTCTGCACATAAACCAGCTCGTTCTTGTGTACAAGTTGCAAAATTACCGAAAGATGTTTCCGTCGAAATTGAAGTTATTGCCCTTGTAAAATGA
- a CDS encoding anti-sigma-F factor Fin family protein has protein sequence MEGHYYCRHCGCNVGSITAEKVYNKVLFQLTEQERLDMIHFHENGNIYIKTICESCQETLSSYPEYYEYEKFLQ, from the coding sequence ATGGAAGGGCATTATTACTGTAGACATTGTGGTTGTAACGTAGGTTCCATTACCGCAGAAAAGGTATACAACAAAGTTTTATTTCAACTAACAGAGCAAGAACGATTGGATATGATTCATTTTCATGAAAATGGAAATATATATATAAAAACAATCTGTGAGTCGTGCCAAGAAACGCTCTCATCTTATCCGGAGTATTATGAGTATGAAAAATTTTTGCAATAA
- a CDS encoding ribose-phosphate diphosphokinase: MSTQYLNSNLKVFSLNSNKELAEQIAKHIGVGLGKCSVDRFSDGEVQINIEESIRGCDVFIIQSTSFPVNEHIMELLIMIDALKRASAKTINIVIPYYGYARQDRKARSREPITSKLVANLLETAGATRVITLDLHAPQIQGFFDIPIDHLMGVPILSDYFETKGLKDIVIVSPDHGGVTRARKMADRLKAPIAIIDKRRPRPNVSEVMNIIGNIEGKTAILIDDIIDTAGTITLAANALVENGASEVYACCTHPVLSGPAIERIQNSNIKELVVTNSIVLPEEKKIDKVHELSVAPLIGEAIIRVYEEESVSVLFN; this comes from the coding sequence ATGTCGACTCAATATCTAAATTCTAATTTGAAAGTATTCTCTTTAAACTCTAATAAGGAACTTGCTGAGCAAATTGCAAAGCATATTGGAGTAGGGTTAGGGAAATGTTCTGTTGACCGTTTTAGTGATGGAGAAGTTCAAATTAACATTGAAGAAAGTATTCGTGGTTGCGATGTATTCATTATTCAATCTACAAGCTTCCCAGTAAATGAACATATCATGGAATTACTTATTATGATTGATGCATTAAAACGTGCATCTGCAAAAACAATTAATATCGTTATTCCTTATTATGGTTATGCGCGTCAAGACCGTAAAGCGCGTTCTCGTGAACCAATTACATCGAAACTTGTAGCAAACTTACTTGAAACAGCAGGTGCAACTCGTGTAATCACTCTAGATTTACATGCTCCACAAATTCAAGGGTTCTTTGATATCCCAATCGACCACTTAATGGGTGTACCGATTCTTTCTGATTACTTTGAGACAAAAGGTCTTAAAGATATCGTAATCGTATCTCCTGACCACGGTGGTGTAACACGTGCAAGAAAAATGGCAGACCGCCTAAAAGCGCCAATTGCTATTATTGATAAACGTCGCCCACGTCCGAATGTGTCGGAAGTTATGAATATCATCGGTAACATTGAAGGTAAGACAGCAATCTTAATTGATGACATCATTGATACAGCTGGTACAATTACATTAGCAGCAAACGCTCTTGTTGAGAACGGTGCTTCTGAAGTATATGCTTGCTGTACACACCCAGTTTTATCTGGTCCAGCAATTGAGCGTATCCAAAACTCAAATATTAAAGAGTTAGTTGTAACAAACTCTATTGTATTACCGGAAGAGAAGAAAATTGATAAAGTACACGAGCTTTCTGTTGCTCCATTAATCGGAGAAGCGATCATTCGTGTTTATGAAGAAGAATCAGTGAGTGTATTATTCAATTAA
- the glmU gene encoding bifunctional UDP-N-acetylglucosamine diphosphorylase/glucosamine-1-phosphate N-acetyltransferase GlmU: protein MSNRFAVILAAGKGTRMKSKLYKVLHPVCGKPMVQHVVDQVSQLGLQKLVTVVGHGAEKVQEQLGNVSEFALQAEQLGTAHAVDQAADVLANEEGTTLVICGDTPLITAGTMEALLKHHEEAGAKATVLTAYIEEPAGYGRIVRNESGHVEKIVEHKDANEVERAIKEINTGTYCFDNKALFASLSKVSNDNVQGEYYLPDVIEILKSEGHIVSAYQTEHFDETLGVNDRVALSQAEIIMKKRINQKNMVNGVTIIDPNNTYISADAIIGSDTVLYPGTVIEGKTVIGSDCEIGPHTVVRDSEIGDRTTIRQSTVHDSKIGMEVSVGPFAHIRPDSVIGDEVRVGNFVEIKKTVFGNRSKASHLSYIGDAQVGEDVNLGCGSITVNYDGKNKFKTVIGNGVFIGCNSNLVAPVTVEDGAYVAAGSTITESVPSKALSIARARQVNKEDYVDQLLNKKKS, encoded by the coding sequence ATGTCAAACAGATTTGCAGTGATTTTAGCTGCAGGTAAAGGCACACGTATGAAGTCCAAGCTATACAAAGTGCTTCATCCTGTATGCGGAAAACCAATGGTACAGCATGTAGTTGATCAAGTATCTCAATTAGGATTGCAGAAACTTGTAACGGTAGTTGGACATGGTGCTGAAAAAGTACAAGAACAACTAGGGAACGTAAGTGAGTTTGCATTGCAAGCAGAACAACTTGGTACAGCACATGCTGTTGATCAAGCTGCCGATGTACTTGCAAATGAAGAGGGAACAACTTTAGTTATTTGTGGTGATACACCCCTTATAACTGCAGGAACAATGGAAGCATTGTTAAAGCATCATGAAGAAGCAGGAGCGAAAGCGACGGTGTTAACAGCGTACATAGAAGAGCCTGCTGGATATGGACGCATTGTTCGTAATGAAAGTGGTCATGTTGAAAAAATCGTTGAGCATAAAGATGCAAATGAAGTAGAGCGAGCTATTAAAGAAATTAATACAGGTACGTATTGTTTTGATAATAAGGCACTATTTGCTTCACTTTCTAAAGTTTCAAACGATAATGTTCAAGGTGAATATTACCTTCCAGATGTTATTGAGATTTTGAAAAGTGAAGGTCATATTGTATCAGCTTATCAAACAGAACATTTCGATGAAACATTAGGTGTTAATGACAGAGTCGCTCTATCGCAAGCGGAAATTATTATGAAAAAGCGTATTAACCAAAAGAACATGGTAAATGGTGTTACAATTATTGATCCAAATAACACATACATTTCTGCTGATGCAATCATTGGTAGTGATACAGTTCTTTATCCGGGAACAGTTATTGAAGGCAAAACTGTAATTGGTTCTGATTGTGAAATTGGTCCACATACAGTAGTACGTGATAGTGAAATTGGAGATCGTACGACAATTCGTCAATCTACTGTACATGACAGTAAGATTGGTATGGAAGTTTCAGTCGGTCCATTTGCACATATCCGTCCAGATTCAGTTATTGGTGACGAAGTACGCGTTGGAAACTTCGTGGAAATCAAAAAGACTGTTTTTGGTAATAGAAGTAAAGCTTCACACTTAAGTTATATCGGGGATGCACAAGTTGGAGAAGACGTGAATCTTGGTTGTGGTTCAATTACGGTGAACTATGATGGCAAGAATAAATTTAAAACAGTTATTGGAAACGGCGTATTTATTGGTTGTAATTCAAACCTTGTTGCTCCTGTAACAGTTGAAGATGGTGCTTATGTTGCGGCAGGCTCTACAATTACAGAGAGTGTTCCATCAAAAGCATTATCAATTGCACGTGCACGTCAAGTTAACAAAGAAGACTATGTTGATCAATTGCTGAATAAGAAAAAATCATAA
- the rsmA gene encoding 16S rRNA (adenine(1518)-N(6)/adenine(1519)-N(6))-dimethyltransferase RsmA — protein MKDIATPNRTKDIVEKYGFSFKKSLGQNFLIDTNVLNRIVDYAEIGPESGAIEIGPGIGALTEQLAKRAKKVVAFEIDQRLLPILDETLAPYSNVTVINKDILKADVHEVFGEQFEKGQDVMVVANLPYYVTTPILFKLLEEQLPVRGFVVMMQKEVGDRLAAKPGTKDYGSLSIAIQYYTEVETVMTVPRTVFVPQPNVDSAVIRLLKRPKPIVEVKDEKFFFEVVRASFAQRRKTLMNNLSNNLNGFPKDKELLDRILTEVGIDPKRRGETLSIEEFAALSNALVSHKVKL, from the coding sequence ATGAAGGATATCGCAACACCGAATCGTACGAAAGATATTGTTGAAAAGTACGGGTTTTCATTCAAAAAGAGTTTAGGTCAAAATTTCTTAATTGATACAAACGTATTAAATCGTATTGTGGATTATGCAGAAATCGGCCCAGAGAGCGGAGCAATTGAAATTGGTCCTGGTATTGGAGCGTTAACGGAGCAGTTAGCAAAACGTGCTAAGAAAGTAGTCGCTTTCGAAATCGATCAACGACTATTACCAATTCTAGATGAAACATTAGCTCCTTACAGCAACGTAACTGTAATTAATAAAGATATTTTAAAAGCAGATGTACATGAAGTATTCGGAGAGCAGTTCGAAAAAGGGCAAGACGTAATGGTAGTAGCAAATTTACCATACTACGTTACAACACCAATTTTGTTTAAATTGCTAGAAGAACAATTACCAGTTCGTGGGTTTGTTGTTATGATGCAAAAAGAAGTGGGAGATCGCTTAGCGGCTAAACCAGGAACGAAAGACTACGGTTCTCTATCTATTGCAATTCAATATTATACGGAGGTAGAAACAGTTATGACTGTTCCGCGCACCGTATTTGTCCCACAACCAAATGTAGATTCCGCAGTTATTCGTCTTTTAAAACGTCCAAAACCAATTGTTGAAGTGAAAGATGAGAAGTTTTTCTTCGAAGTAGTACGAGCAAGCTTTGCACAACGTCGTAAAACGTTGATGAATAACTTATCAAATAATCTAAATGGTTTCCCGAAAGATAAAGAGTTATTAGATCGTATTTTAACGGAAGTAGGCATTGATCCAAAGCGAAGAGGCGAAACATTATCAATCGAAGAATTTGCAGCACTGAGTAATGCATTAGTCTCTCATAAAGTGAAACTTTAA
- the ispE gene encoding 4-(cytidine 5'-diphospho)-2-C-methyl-D-erythritol kinase, with amino-acid sequence MKLLVKAPAKINLSLDVLGKRQDGYHEVKMIMTTIDLADRLELTELSEDRIEIVSHNRYVPDDQRNLAYQAAKLLKEKFKVKQGVSIAIEKTIPVAAGLAGGSSDAAATLRGLNKLWNLGLTIGELAELGAEIGSDVSFCVYGGTAIATGRGEKVEHIKTPPSCWVILAKPHIGVSTADVYGNLQLNRVTHPDVDKMVEVINQGDYKGICNAVGNVLEDVTFAMHPEVARIKAQMKRFGADAVLMSGSGPTVFGLVHHDSRMHRIYNGLKGFCEQVYAVRLLGERETLE; translated from the coding sequence TTGAAGCTACTAGTGAAAGCACCAGCAAAGATTAATCTGTCGTTAGATGTACTAGGGAAAAGACAAGACGGTTATCATGAAGTGAAAATGATTATGACAACAATCGATTTAGCAGATCGTTTAGAGTTAACGGAGTTATCAGAAGACCGTATTGAAATTGTATCCCATAATCGGTATGTCCCAGACGACCAGCGTAATTTAGCTTATCAAGCAGCGAAATTATTAAAAGAGAAATTTAAGGTAAAACAAGGTGTATCTATTGCTATTGAAAAAACAATTCCAGTAGCAGCAGGATTAGCAGGTGGAAGCAGTGATGCGGCTGCTACATTACGTGGTCTTAATAAGCTATGGAATTTAGGTCTTACAATAGGTGAATTAGCGGAACTTGGAGCAGAAATTGGGTCTGACGTATCCTTTTGTGTATATGGCGGAACAGCGATTGCGACAGGAAGAGGAGAAAAGGTTGAGCATATAAAGACACCTCCTTCTTGTTGGGTTATTTTAGCGAAGCCTCATATCGGTGTATCTACTGCTGACGTATATGGAAATTTACAATTAAATCGTGTTACACATCCAGACGTAGATAAAATGGTTGAAGTTATCAATCAAGGTGACTATAAAGGAATATGCAATGCAGTTGGAAATGTATTAGAAGATGTGACATTTGCGATGCATCCTGAAGTTGCACGTATTAAAGCACAGATGAAGCGCTTTGGCGCAGATGCAGTTTTAATGAGTGGCAGTGGTCCAACTGTGTTTGGGCTTGTGCATCATGATTCGCGTATGCACCGTATTTATAACGGTTTAAAAGGATTTTGTGAACAAGTATACGCAGTCCGTCTATTAGGAGAGCGAGAAACGCTTGAATAA
- the rnmV gene encoding ribonuclease M5 has translation MKIKEIIVVEGKDDTVAIKRAVDADTIETNGSAIGEHVIEQVKLAQQKRGVIILTDPDYPGERIRKIISEKVPGCKHAFLPKEEALAKRKKGVGIEHASNESIRRALENVHEEMEAYTSEISWSDLVDAGLVGGEQAKSRREKMGKLLKIGYTNAKQLHKRLQMFQVSKEAFAEAYKQVLQEEKK, from the coding sequence ATGAAAATTAAAGAGATTATCGTTGTAGAAGGTAAAGATGATACAGTTGCAATTAAGCGTGCTGTTGATGCAGATACAATTGAAACGAACGGTTCAGCAATCGGTGAACATGTCATTGAGCAAGTAAAATTGGCACAGCAAAAGCGAGGCGTTATTATTTTGACGGATCCTGATTACCCGGGAGAGCGTATTCGGAAAATTATTTCTGAGAAGGTTCCGGGTTGTAAGCATGCTTTCTTACCGAAAGAAGAGGCACTTGCCAAGAGAAAAAAAGGAGTCGGAATTGAACATGCTTCCAATGAATCCATTCGCCGTGCTTTAGAAAATGTTCACGAAGAAATGGAAGCCTATACGAGCGAAATTAGTTGGAGTGACTTAGTAGATGCTGGACTAGTAGGCGGAGAACAGGCAAAAAGTCGTAGAGAAAAAATGGGTAAACTATTAAAGATTGGTTATACAAATGCGAAGCAGCTACATAAACGTTTACAAATGTTTCAAGTTTCAAAAGAAGCATTTGCGGAAGCATATAAACAAGTATTACAGGAGGAAAAGAAATGA
- the pth gene encoding aminoacyl-tRNA hydrolase — translation MKLIVGLGNPGREYELTRHNIGFMGIDELAKRWGISLSEQKFKGMYGSGFVNGEKVILLKPLTYMNLSGESIRPLMDYYKIDVEDFVVMYDDLDIPVGKLRLRMKGSAGGHNGVKSTISHLGTQEFQRIRMGIDRPKNGMKVVDYVLGRFTAEELPEVNQSIEKAADACEEWLKKPFLQIMNTFNG, via the coding sequence GTGAAATTAATAGTAGGACTTGGGAACCCGGGTAGAGAATATGAATTAACAAGGCATAATATCGGATTTATGGGAATTGATGAGCTTGCGAAACGATGGGGCATTTCTTTAAGTGAACAAAAGTTTAAAGGCATGTATGGTTCAGGTTTTGTTAATGGTGAAAAAGTAATTTTATTAAAGCCGCTTACGTATATGAATTTATCTGGAGAAAGCATTCGTCCACTTATGGATTACTATAAAATTGATGTAGAAGATTTTGTTGTCATGTATGACGATTTAGATATTCCAGTGGGTAAATTGCGTCTTCGTATGAAAGGTAGTGCAGGCGGTCATAACGGTGTGAAATCGACAATTTCTCATTTAGGAACGCAAGAGTTCCAACGTATTCGTATGGGGATTGATCGTCCAAAAAATGGCATGAAAGTTGTGGATTATGTATTGGGGCGTTTCACAGCAGAAGAGCTACCAGAGGTAAATCAATCTATTGAAAAAGCTGCGGACGCATGTGAAGAGTGGTTGAAGAAACCATTTCTTCAAATTATGAATACTTTTAACGGTTAA
- the veg gene encoding biofilm formation stimulator Veg: MSKRLDEIKSELDHHLGKRLMLKANSGRRKTVEQSGVLAETYRSVFVVQLDQQEDTLQRVSYSYADVLTETVELTFYDDPQNEVILG; encoded by the coding sequence ATGTCAAAACGTTTAGATGAAATTAAAAGTGAATTAGATCATCATCTTGGGAAGCGCCTTATGTTAAAGGCGAATAGTGGAAGAAGAAAAACAGTGGAACAATCAGGCGTACTAGCAGAAACTTATCGTTCTGTTTTTGTTGTACAGTTAGATCAACAAGAAGATACATTGCAGCGTGTTTCCTATAGCTATGCAGATGTTTTAACAGAAACGGTAGAATTAACGTTTTATGATGATCCTCAGAACGAGGTTATTTTAGGGTAA